The segment aaaaataaaaacaaaaacaaaatgctCTTCTATAGACccccaacaacaacaacaaaagcaACGAGAAAGTTTCACCAGGAAAAAGAAAAGTGTGACTGAAACTGAGAAAGGAGTTGACCCAGTTGGGTTTTTGACGAAATTAGGAATTACCCATAAGGCCTTTGCTCAATTTCTTCGTGAAAGGTATGGTTTTTTTAGTGTTTGGTTAGCAAGAAAGTGAAGGAAAAAAGAGCATGGTTTTATTAGCTGAAAAGAATTTATAAGGAAAAAACTTGGAATGCTTGAGGTGTATGTTTACGATCATTAATCTTAGGGATAAATATCAAATAACTTCGGTCTAATCTGTAATTtggtacatgaaacttgaattgtGTTCGTATATATATCATGAAACTTGAATTATTTGGTAAGTAATATATCAAGGCAAAGTGGATGCTAATCCGATAATATTGTTAGTGATTTATGAAGCAAAGTTCATTAATGATAATGCATATTGGATCGAAGTTCATGAATAATTTTGCTATTTATCCCTTATTTTTGTTGTTAAAGAGATCTAAGTCCCTTTATTTTCCATTCTTTAAGTATTGGATTGTTGTTTATTTTTACTGTCTATTTAGATTATATAGTTTTtgcattttattgttattatctttttaaatatgttttgtaGGTATAAATCATTGAAGGATCTTAAAGCTGAAATCTTTACACGCCACCTCAATCTTCAAGAGATGGCTTCTGGATTTGAGATATTGGGCACGCATCGACACAAGGAGCATCGAGTGGACTATATGGACTGGGCACCAGGTTTGGCCATAGCTTATATTCTTATCAAATTCGAACCCAGATTTTACCTCTGAATCGAATTCTTTGTACCATGATTTTACATTAGTTTTTTTCATATGAGCTTTTCAATACCTTTAGATTAGTTTTGACCATTCAGTTTATATCAGTCTTTATCATATTAGCTTTTTATTATGTTTAGCTCTTGTTTAATTTTGGTCGAAAGTTCAGTTTACTTGATTAAGTATGTTACTGGATGGGATTCTTTGTATAACTCCCATCATATGAGCTTTTCAAGTAAAAGTACCATGGTGGACCCTTTAGTAGGAGTTGGATTGCATTTTGCACCCTCTACTCAgaaaatgggcaaattagcccCTATACCTTAGAGCAAACTGGTCCTTTTGTTaaattttacattgtttttgctGTTAAAAACTGGTCCTTGTACATCAACATGAGGTACACACGGCACGTCACATGTCACTGTTTATTATTCCGTCAGCCATGTTAGTttttaatagtataaatggatgatatttttaacaaaaaagacCAATTTGCCATTTGATCTaacttatagggactattttgctcattttttaaataaaaggggCAAAGTACAATATAACTCCCTAGTACAAGGGCCTCTGTGGTACTTTTACTAAGCTTTTCGATATGTTTACATTAGTTTTGATCATATGAGCTTTTCCATATGTTTAGATCTTATCAATAGTTGGTCACAATTCAGTTTACTTGATTATGTATTTACCTGATGGGACTTTTCATAGCTAGTTTCTCAACATGTATGTACTTGAGAATGTCGGTAAATAAACCTACTCATTTTTATGTTCAAGCCAATTCTTGTATTCTTTGTCATTGGTAAAAACTGAGTGTGTTATAAACAGGTGCTCGGTATTGTGCACTAGTTGGTGACTTCAACGGTTGGTCACCTACAACGAATGCCGCAAGAGAGGGTCTTTATGGCCATGATGATTATGGATACTGGTTTATAATTCTTGAAGATAAATTGAGGGAAGGAGAAGAACCGGATGAACTGTATTTTCAGCAATATAACTATGTTGATGATTATGATAAAGGAGATAGTGGTGTTACCATTGATGAGGTTTTTCAGAGAGCAAATGATGAGTACTGGGAACCTGGTGAAGACCGCTTTATTAAAAACCGTTTTGAATTGCCAGCTAAGTTATATGAGCGACTATTTGGGCCTAATGGACCTCAAACCATAGAGGAGTTAGGAGAAATACCAGATGCAGAAACCAGATATAAGGCACATAAGGAACTGCATAAAGATGATCCACCAAGTAATTTACCTCCGTTTGATGTGATTGATAATGGAAAAGAGTATGATATTTTCAATGTCGTGGTTGATCCTGCTTGGCAAGAGAAGTTCCGAAATAAGAAGCCTCCCCTGGCATACTGGACCGAGACTCGCAAAGGAAGAAAGGCATGGTTGAAAAAGTACTCTCCAGCTATTCCTCATGGAAGCAAGTACAAGGTGTATTTCAATACTCCTGATGGACCCTTAGAACGAGTTCCAGCTTGGGCTACTTTCATTCAACCAGGTAAGTACTCTCAGATCGATAAAATTGACCAGAAAAGCAACATTCCAACAGTTCCaaatgagtttttatgcactttGTTTACTATGTTCAGATGCAGAGGGGAAGCAAGCTTATGCAATTCACTGGGAACCGCCACCTGAATACACATACAAGTGGAAACATTCAGCAATAAAACCCCCAAAGTCATTGCGCATTTACGAGTGTCATGTTGGAATTAGTGGATCAGAGCCCAAAATATCTTCTTTCAATGATTTTACAGAGAAGGTGCCTCTCCAATTGTTGAATTCTTCATATGTATGTGTTGTGATTTGGTTGTTGTTTTCCTCTCGTTCACACTATGCTTTTCAATTGCAGGTTCTTCCTCATGTAAAGAGAGCTGGATATAATGCAATCCAGTTGATTGGGATCGTTGAACATAAAGATTATTTCACTGTTGGTTATAGAGTGAGTTGAACATTCTTCCCCTTTCCTTTCTTCTCTaagatttaacatttttatcaatttgagtTCCCAAGTTGCTGACTTTGATCTCCACTTCTTTGTTTCAGAACTCCGAATTATGGACTGAGAATCTTCTTGTTTCATGCTTCTCATCTTTATTTTATAGTTATATATGATGTCTAACATTTTTATGGTGATGCAGGTCACTAACTTTTTCGCAGTCAGCAGCCGATATGGCACACCGGAGGACTTCAAGCGTTTGGTCGATGAAGCACATGGtcactattttcttcaattcTCTCGTTTCTACATCAATCTTAAAGTTTTAGTTGTATTTGCAAGTGATGAACTAACTGCATCTAAAGCTGCTTTTATCTACTAAAAGTAACTCGTATGACTATAATCATAAAAAGTGAATCAATGACTGACAGGAATTTAGATGATGTGGGATATAAGCTTTAGTGTTAAAGATCCCGAATGTCATAAGTTAAACCGGTAGAATTGAATTGACATAAGGTAGTCTGAAGAGAAATACAAGTTATGCTTATAATAGAAATACTCATAAGATAGGTATTTGTCATAGCTCCTTATATGTTATATTAGGAATGAATACTGCTCCTCTCAGCATATAGTAATCTTTTTTCTGGTTAATAAATGTAATACCTTGCCTTTTCAAACCTTTTTCAGGGCTTGGATTGCTGGTCTTTTTAGACATAGTTCATTCCTACTCTGCTGCAGATGAGATGGTCGGACTATCACGTTTCGATGGATCAAATGATTGTTACTTTCATACCGGTaaacatttttcattttcattttcaataatCAAGCTGTGTTTGGTATTCGGTTCTTGATCTCGTTTACGTAATAAACTCGCATTTAGTATGATGCCTTCTCAGACATCTTGGGATTTTtgtttgtgatgttgatatgAGACATAATATTCATGATCTTCGTAGTTCTTTTCTGGCTTTTTCTGTAGGaatttatatgaatgaaatagattggCATATAACTGCAGTATGGATAGAATATCGCCTTTTATTTGGTGTATGACAGTTCCTTTCATTATTTCCAACCATCTGCACTTCTAGGTAAACGAGGACATCACAAGTACTGGGGCACCCGAATGTTTAAATACGGTGATCTTGATGTACTGCATTTTCTCCTTTCAAATTTGAATTGGTAAATGTCgtgaatgttttttttttcttcttttgtttttggCTTTTTGGTTTCGTGAATTGTAAGTTGATCTTTCGGGAAGTAACTTATGTTCCTTTTTGGGAAGGCCATATTAGCATTGACGATGAGATAATCCTTGAGCAGGTGGATTTCCGAGTATAAGATTGATGGTTTCCATTTCCATTCGCTAGCCTCAATGCTGTATACACACAACGGCTTTGCTTCATTTACCGGTGACTTGGAAGAGTAAGATATCAATATCTTTCTTTTGTAGCAACCTCCTTCCTGAGTTAAAAGTAGTTGGTTGCATGTAGACTGTCCGATATCCGGGAAGGTTTAGGCAAAAAAAATTAGGCTTGAAAATGGGTATGGGTTAAAGTTTAAGCCCATTTAAAATGTGCTGGACTTGGGCTCCAACTTTCACGGCCCAACCTAACCCATTTATCACTTTAATAAtatcttaattttctttttatatattatgtaatttatatcatatggaaagtaaaaatataatagtatatttgtaaatattaaaagatATGTTGTGTATGTTTATTGACGTTCAATCAACATCATATTATTCATTCTGGAAAATTACCATATACACCTAAACCaaagaaattttatgtaaaaCTTGGGTGAAGTTTAAGTCCACTATTTAATCCATTGTTCTGTAATCTTTCCCGTGCTCTAGAAGGAATTATTTGATTATTTATGTGCTTTATTGCAGGTACTGTAATCAATATGTTGACAATGATGCTGTAAAATACCTCATTTTGGCAAATGAGATACTTCATGCTCTTCATCCTAATATAATAACCATTGCTGAAGATGTAAGCATCGTGATTTTTCGGCTGTCCTTTTCCAGAGAAGCCAAATTGTTTCACTGTTTTTTCTCTAAACTATCTTTGGAAACCAAAATTTTCGTCTAGAATGAACTAGCTACGAAACTGTTCTGTTAGCTAAACCATGTTTGGCATGGTTGATTGTTCATAATGTATGGTCTTAATATTTATCTCCGGTACCTTTATTCTCTACATGTTTGGATATGGTATTGCTTCAATCAACTCGGGTCTTTCTTATTTTCAACACCAGGCTGTTCTAGACTTTCATTAAGTGAAACTTTGTTTATTCTCGAGAACATTTTCATATCGagctttatttatttcatttgtgGACTTAAAAATTAATTCCCATCTCCTTTAATGCTCAGGCGACGTTTTACCCTGGATTATGTGAACCGACGTCTCAAGGTGGTCTTGGATTCGATTATCATGTCAATCTCTCTGCATCGGAAATGTGGTTGTCTTTGCTCAAGAACACTCCTGACCATGAGTGGAGCATGAGCAAGGTTGTGTTTGTTGTCTTATATGATTAGTATAGATTCTCAGCATCATGTTGTTATCGCCTATGTTACTCCAAatcttaatttttcttgaaatactCATCTCCAACACCCGCGTTTGATATATATTTGGATAAAGTTTAACATACTCATGTATGACACTAACACCCAAGTTCAAGTAACGTGAGGCAGCGGGGGTTCATTCTTTCCAagtatatatttttctttctattATCGGCAGTAACTCTATGTCCCTTTTTGCAACAGATCACGAGCACATTGCTAGGCAACAAAAATTATGCAGATAAAATGCTTGTCTATGCCGAAAATCACAACCAAGTACCCGTCTTTTCTTATACATCAAAAGCTTTATTTGAATGGATTAAGTTCTTGAGCTATAAATATGTTAGAATGATGCTAACAAGCCATTAATATCTTGTATGTCAGTCGATATCCGGAGGGCAGTCATTGGCAGAGATTTTACTGAGTCAAGGAAATGACAAAGCTCCTCAATCAAATGAATTATTGCTAAGAGGATCTTCGTTACTCAAGGTATTCGATATTTCCACTTGCTTTTTTACTCTTTGCTACATATTTGGGTCATCTTTGTTGATCTTTCgtattcattttctttttgacAGTCTATAGAACTAGCCCTTTTTGTCTCCATAATATAAGACGTACCGGTTAAATCATCAAGCATTATTTTAGAACGATTTTTTATAATGAGTATATCTCTGCCAAACATATACCTCTATGTGACACTCACTCTGAAGTCCAAATAACTTAACTTTAACATAGTACGAGTAACTTCAGTGATTTTATCTGGTATGTTGATTCCTAATCGGTTTTGTTTCCATTAAACTAGATGATCAAACTGATTACATTCACGATCGGTGGCCGTGGGTATCTGAACTTCATGGGGAATGAGTTCGGGCATCCAAAAGTGAGGATGATTTTCCTTCTACTTTTCCTAGAAGACTTTGTTTCTTGTGATTAACGGTCTTTCGATTTTCCAGAGGGTTGAGTTCCCAATGCCGAGCAACAACTTCTCATTTTTGCTGGCTAACCGATGCTGGGATCTTCTAGAAAAGGAAGGAGTATATCAGGATTTATTTCGGTTTGATAAGGTAACAGAACCCAATTACTGTAGGGTAGAGCCCTTTTTATTGACACGTGCGTGTTCTAAGCTCAGGTTTCTTTACGCTTCTTGCAACTTAAGAATCGGAAAATGTGCTAGAACTACTAATGTGTATCCATTAATTCGATTACGTTTTCCCTTTGGCTGCAAATTTCAAGCAAAATAGGCATTGTTCACGAAATCATACTTTTTTCTTTGCAACTTTTAGGACATGATGAAATTGGACAAAAACGAAAAGGTACTTTCGAGAGGATTGCCGAACATCCACCATGTGAAAGACACTAATATGGTATAATGCCTTCGATCCCTCTCCCGTATTCAGCTCAGCTATTTGACAGATTAATACGATATAATTTTCTTATTAATTTAATTACTCGTATATACACAGGTAATATCCTACTTAAGAGGTCCTCTTCTTTTCGTTTTCAATTTTCACCCCACAGATTCTTATGAAAGATACTGCATCGGTGTGGACGAAGCCGGCGAGTATCAGgtaaagaataagttttcttgGGGGTTAATATACTATTTGATACCTAAATTTgactttaatgtttaatttgatacCTGAGTTCGGCTTCAATGTTGACTTTGTAACCTGAATGCTTTCAATTTGGTACCTTTGGTACTTACAATTTCTTCTTGGTCTCAATTAAGTacctatatatatttttactaaagCACACGTATCAAACATTTATTGGGCCACGTGATGCTATTTGGTCTGGATACCAAATTGAACCTTGAAATCAAACTCAGGTACCAAATTGGAGCAAAAAGAAAAACTCAAGTTCGAAATTAAACTTTGAAGCCAAACTCAAGTATCAAATGATACATTAACCCTTTTCTTGGGTTATGAAATTTCTTCTTCATGAATAGACAATAGTTTCTCTTCACAACTAGGCATGACCACAGATACACAAAGAGGGAAATCTAAACTAATGGACATAACTTCTTTTGTGTTTGCGGTCGTGTAAGTTCAGTGTTTGTTTGTTTCGAGGAATTCTCGAGCTCATGCAGCATGAATAGTTTACGGTCTAGTAACCATCCTATGCATTTCAAAATGGAGCTCAAATATCGTACGGTGACAGGTCATACTGAACACCGATGAAAGAAGATATGGAGGTCAGGGGATTGTAAAAGAGGAACAGTATCTTCAACGAACCATTAGCAAAAGGTAGTTATCGACTTCCCTGATATAATCTTACTGTATTTTATAGTAACAATCTATCATCTGAATTTTCGCAGGGTTGATGGTCTACGAAACTGCATCAAGGTTTCACTGCCGAGTAGGACTGCACAGGTCGGTAAAACTCGGATGAAATTATGGTGTTGTTTCTCATTTTTATGAGTTCAATTCAATCTAAACCTTTCCGACTTTATGTATTTGCTGCTGTTAACCTTGGTGCAAGCAAAGATTTGGACTCATTTGAACAGAAATCTTCATTGAACCAAATGTTGTTCTACCAAATCCAGTATGTCAGTCAAGTTCTGgggatttttcttttttatcttaATCGGCATTCCGGTTTTTGCAGGTGTACAAGTTAAGCCGGATTTTGAGAATATGAAGATGGTTTTTACTCTCGAAAGAAGTTCGATCTTGATCCGACGAACATACCATGAGTAATATAGTTTATAATCGTGAAGGGTTTGTTAGGGGTTAGTGTAgaatttcagcatatatatatatatatagaagaaGAATCTACTTACACCGAtgtaaaactataattttataCCATTTCGTATATTTTTGTGCGTTTAATATTTTAACTATTCAACTGTTAAATGTGTCAATATGATTGTACATGTAAATTTTCAAACCGATCTAATGTCTATCATATCAAtataaaaagtataaatattaatatttattgagCGGGTGAAAGTTTTAGCTAAATAAATAGTTAgagaattttaatttatatcaatttatcatgcatgatctaattaatataaatattttatttaattatattttgtccctctattaaaaaaatgaaaaaattaattcATGTACATAGAGTTGAAGGAGCAAAGCggttttttctattaaaatattcatCTATTTGTGTAGTTGTTGAAACTGGTGTGGTTGACAAAATAATAAGTAATTGATATGTGCCTTGCCATGTGTACTTTATGGTAACCTACAGGGATTATTTTTTACAAGAAAAAGGGATGAATTTTCTTACAGAATAACTCGTTTACACTTTGATCTAATAAATAGGTactaatttggtcattttgtgagTAGAAAAAGTATAAATTTTCAAACCGATCTAATGTCTATCATATCAAtataaaaagtataaatattaatatttattgagCGGGTGAAAGTTTTAGCTAAATAAATAGTTAgagaattttaatttatatcaatttatcatgcatgatctaattaatataaatattttatttaattatattttgtccctctattaaaaaatgaaaaattaattcaTGTACATAGAGTTGAAGGAGCAAAGCggtttttctattaaaatattcatCTATTTGTGTAGTTGTTGAAACTGGTGTGGTTGACAAAATAATAAGTAATTGATATGTGCCTTGCCATGTGTACTTTATGGTAACCTACAGGGATTATTTTTTACAAGAAAAAGGGATGAATTTTCTTACAGAATAACTCGTTTACACTTTGATCTAATAAATAGGTactaatttggtcattttgtg is part of the Gossypium arboreum isolate Shixiya-1 chromosome 5, ASM2569848v2, whole genome shotgun sequence genome and harbors:
- the LOC108453730 gene encoding 1,4-alpha-glucan-branching enzyme 3, chloroplastic/amyloplastic isoform X1 — translated: MASLSLQPKFSLHPNNSILHFHPQNKPQIIFFTRKVKIKTKTKCSSIDPQQQQQKQRESFTRKKKSVTETEKGVDPVGFLTKLGITHKAFAQFLRERYKSLKDLKAEIFTRHLNLQEMASGFEILGTHRHKEHRVDYMDWAPGARYCALVGDFNGWSPTTNAAREGLYGHDDYGYWFIILEDKLREGEEPDELYFQQYNYVDDYDKGDSGVTIDEVFQRANDEYWEPGEDRFIKNRFELPAKLYERLFGPNGPQTIEELGEIPDAETRYKAHKELHKDDPPSNLPPFDVIDNGKEYDIFNVVVDPAWQEKFRNKKPPLAYWTETRKGRKAWLKKYSPAIPHGSKYKVYFNTPDGPLERVPAWATFIQPDAEGKQAYAIHWEPPPEYTYKWKHSAIKPPKSLRIYECHVGISGSEPKISSFNDFTEKVLPHVKRAGYNAIQLIGIVEHKDYFTVGYRVTNFFAVSSRYGTPEDFKRLVDEAHGLGLLVFLDIVHSYSAADEMVGLSRFDGSNDCYFHTGKRGHHKYWGTRMFKYGDLDVLHFLLSNLNWWISEYKIDGFHFHSLASMLYTHNGFASFTGDLEEYCNQYVDNDAVKYLILANEILHALHPNIITIAEDATFYPGLCEPTSQGGLGFDYHVNLSASEMWLSLLKNTPDHEWSMSKITSTLLGNKNYADKMLVYAENHNQSISGGQSLAEILLSQGNDKAPQSNELLLRGSSLLKMIKLITFTIGGRGYLNFMGNEFGHPKRVEFPMPSNNFSFLLANRCWDLLEKEGVYQDLFRFDKDMMKLDKNEKVLSRGLPNIHHVKDTNMVISYLRGPLLFVFNFHPTDSYERYCIGVDEAGEYQVILNTDERRYGGQGIVKEEQYLQRTISKRVDGLRNCIKVSLPSRTAQVYKLSRILRI
- the LOC108453730 gene encoding 1,4-alpha-glucan-branching enzyme 3, chloroplastic/amyloplastic isoform X2 — encoded protein: MASGFEILGTHRHKEHRVDYMDWAPGARYCALVGDFNGWSPTTNAAREGLYGHDDYGYWFIILEDKLREGEEPDELYFQQYNYVDDYDKGDSGVTIDEVFQRANDEYWEPGEDRFIKNRFELPAKLYERLFGPNGPQTIEELGEIPDAETRYKAHKELHKDDPPSNLPPFDVIDNGKEYDIFNVVVDPAWQEKFRNKKPPLAYWTETRKGRKAWLKKYSPAIPHGSKYKVYFNTPDGPLERVPAWATFIQPDAEGKQAYAIHWEPPPEYTYKWKHSAIKPPKSLRIYECHVGISGSEPKISSFNDFTEKVLPHVKRAGYNAIQLIGIVEHKDYFTVGYRVTNFFAVSSRYGTPEDFKRLVDEAHGLGLLVFLDIVHSYSAADEMVGLSRFDGSNDCYFHTGKRGHHKYWGTRMFKYGDLDVLHFLLSNLNWWISEYKIDGFHFHSLASMLYTHNGFASFTGDLEEYCNQYVDNDAVKYLILANEILHALHPNIITIAEDATFYPGLCEPTSQGGLGFDYHVNLSASEMWLSLLKNTPDHEWSMSKITSTLLGNKNYADKMLVYAENHNQSISGGQSLAEILLSQGNDKAPQSNELLLRGSSLLKMIKLITFTIGGRGYLNFMGNEFGHPKRVEFPMPSNNFSFLLANRCWDLLEKEGVYQDLFRFDKDMMKLDKNEKVLSRGLPNIHHVKDTNMVISYLRGPLLFVFNFHPTDSYERYCIGVDEAGEYQVILNTDERRYGGQGIVKEEQYLQRTISKRVDGLRNCIKVSLPSRTAQVYKLSRILRI